TAACAGACAGTACTATAGCAATAAAAAAGCAACGGAATTATTGGAGTTCGAATTTGAGAACCTCGACACGGCGATAGATTTCTGCTGTGAAAAATTTAAGGCTGATTTTCCGGAATTTTTTTAATGGACTTGGCCGAGATGGAAGAATCGCTCCTTTTCTTGGTCACATTCCGAAGGCTATCTGTTTTTTCCTTTCTTGCCTTTTCTAGAATCTTGGCCTGCATTTCCAAACGAGCCTCAACATTTTCATAAATGGCTTGATACTTGAGTGGAAGCGAAGCGTAGTAAAGATCGCTCGAGGCCAACTGTGCACTATCTATACCATGCTTGTTGTAAATAAACCGCATGGCGTCGATATCGTTGGTTCGCAATATGGACTTATTGGTCGATTTGGCGGCCTGTAGTATGGCCAAATCGTACAAAATATCTGTCATTTGCTCCTCGCTTAAAAGGTTTTCTGGTTTTTCAACAACCTTCTCGGCACAAGAACAGCAACACAAAATAACCAATACCCAAATAAATGTTCGTATCATCGGTCAAAAGTCAATCGTTTGGCCTTCTTTTGGTTGGAAAAATTTCCTCTGTCGTACGCCAAATGGCCATTCACGAAGGTACGCATTACTTGGGCATCAAAAATTGTGCCCTCGAAGGGCGACCAACCGCATTTGTACAAAATGTTTTCTTTGGCCACGCTCCAAGGTTCTTTCAGGCTCACCTGAACGAGGTCGGCAAAATACCCTTCGCGCACAAATCCCCTGTTTTCTATTTCGAACAGCTTGGCAGGGTTATGGCACATCTTTTCCACAATTTTTTCCAAAGAAATCTTTCCCACTTTATGGCACTGTAACATGGCCACAAGGGCGTGCTGCACCAGAGGGCCGCCCGAAGGGGCCTTGGTGTAGACATTCTTTTTCTCATCCAAGGTATGGGGCGCGTGGTCGGTGGCCACTACATCAAAACGATCATCGAGCAATGCTTGCCAAAGTTGCTCGCGATCGGTTGCCGTTTTCACCGCCGGGTTCCATTTGATAAGGGTGCCTTTTTTTTCATAATCCCTGTCTGAGAACCAAAGATGGTGTATGCACACCTCAGCGGTGATTTTTTTGTTTTCCAACGGAATATCATTTCTGAACAACTCCGTTTCCGCCCCAGTGGAAATATGGAAAACATGCAAGCGTGCGCCGGTCTTTTTTGCCAGTTCTATCGCCCGCGAAGAAGATAGGTAGCACGCCTCGGCACTGCGTATCAGCGGATGGTATTTAATGGGAATGTCCTCTCCGTATTTCTTCAGATACCGGTCAAGATTTCGCCGTATGGTGCCCTCATCTTCACAATGCGCCGAAATGACCATCTCTGTATTTGAAAAAATCTGCTCGATTACGTGCTCGTCGTCTACCAGCATGTTTCCGGTAGAAGAACCCAAAAAGAGCTTGATACCTGAACAGCTTTTGGAATCTAATCGTTTTATTTCTTCAAGGTTATCGTTGGTGCCCCCAAACTTGAAAGAATAGTTCGCGAACGAATTCTTTGATGCAATCGTAAATTTTTCTTCGAGCTTCTCGATGGTGGTGGTCTGAGGGATTGTATTGGGCTGCTCCATAAAGGAGGTTATACCCCCAGCAATGGCCGCCCTGCTCTCGCTTGCGATATCGCCTTTGTGCGTAAGGCCGGGTTCGCGGAAGTGCACTTGGTCGTCAATCGCCCCAGGCAACAGATAATCGCCTTCTAAATCAATTATTTGGGCGTGGGCATCGGCAATGCCACTGGCAACCTTTTCGATACGCTCATCGACAATAAGAACATCTACTTCGCCTATTGAGCCTTCATTTACAAGCTTGGCATTTTTTAGAAGTATTCTAGCCATTTAAAAATTTCTTTTTTAAGAAAAGGCTTCTCAGCCTCATGCTGATGACCCCGAATATGGCCTCGCGC
This portion of the Flagellimonas lutaonensis genome encodes:
- a CDS encoding DUF4296 domain-containing protein: MIRTFIWVLVILCCCSCAEKVVEKPENLLSEEQMTDILYDLAILQAAKSTNKSILRTNDIDAMRFIYNKHGIDSAQLASSDLYYASLPLKYQAIYENVEARLEMQAKILEKARKEKTDSLRNVTKKRSDSSISAKSIKKIPENQP
- a CDS encoding dihydroorotase, whose protein sequence is MARILLKNAKLVNEGSIGEVDVLIVDERIEKVASGIADAHAQIIDLEGDYLLPGAIDDQVHFREPGLTHKGDIASESRAAIAGGITSFMEQPNTIPQTTTIEKLEEKFTIASKNSFANYSFKFGGTNDNLEEIKRLDSKSCSGIKLFLGSSTGNMLVDDEHVIEQIFSNTEMVISAHCEDEGTIRRNLDRYLKKYGEDIPIKYHPLIRSAEACYLSSSRAIELAKKTGARLHVFHISTGAETELFRNDIPLENKKITAEVCIHHLWFSDRDYEKKGTLIKWNPAVKTATDREQLWQALLDDRFDVVATDHAPHTLDEKKNVYTKAPSGGPLVQHALVAMLQCHKVGKISLEKIVEKMCHNPAKLFEIENRGFVREGYFADLVQVSLKEPWSVAKENILYKCGWSPFEGTIFDAQVMRTFVNGHLAYDRGNFSNQKKAKRLTFDR